A window from Telopea speciosissima isolate NSW1024214 ecotype Mountain lineage chromosome 8, Tspe_v1, whole genome shotgun sequence encodes these proteins:
- the LOC122670655 gene encoding uncharacterized protein LOC122670655 translates to MDSRGGCCIARYSGNPYEKSKVDRIMLRYRPIAPKPVAGGGVTGSYTPENNESVFRGGRTKRRYVRDNNNKRCNRRRKVFTEERKDGLNDTTVVTLLPLLPEMPDRKDIPARNSPPDLKAAPIWLGEESKVVMPQPVRPVGSLVTVERVTEVYVDGEDLGSTDEERKKNLKRDTCPGFISNGLNMVEWTNEAYKRMIGEGESRPEMVWLVTKERLPLTCPAFACLVRLQYTCRKEKHSLTVPCDVWRRMDGGGFAWRLDVKAALSLGR, encoded by the coding sequence atggACAGTAGGGGAGGTTGCTGCATCGCACGGTACTCCGGAAATCCATACGAAAAATCGAAGGTCGACCGGATAATGCTTAGGTATCGGCCGATCGCACCCAAGCCGGTTGCCGGAGGAGGTGTTACGGGCAGTTATACACCGGAGAATAACGAAAGCGTGTTTAGGGGTGGGAGAACGAAGAGACGGTACGTGAGAgataataataacaaaagatgCAACCGTAGGAGAAAAGTCTTTACGGAAGAGAGAAAGGATGGTTTAAATGATACTACCGTGGTAACGCTCTTACCGCTTTTGCCTGAGATGCCTGATCGGAAAGATATACCGGCAAGGAACTCCCCGCCAGATCTGAAAGCAGCTCCGATCTGGCTGGGGGAAGAGAGTAAGGTGGTGATGCCGCAACCGGTAAGGCCGGTAGGGTCGTTGGTGACGGTGGAGAGGGTGACGGAGGTGTATGTGGATGGGGAAGATCTAGGGAGTACGgatgaggagaggaagaagaatctgaagagGGACACCTGTCCTGGTTTTATATCCAACGGTTTAAACATGGTGGAGTGGACAAACGAGGCGTATAAGAGGATGATCGGGGAAGGGGAATCACGACCGGAGATGGTGTGGTTGGTGACGAAGGAAAGGCTGCCTCTGACTTGTCCGGCGTTTGCATGTCTAGTGAGGTTGCAGTATACGTGTCGTAAAGAGAAGCACTCTCTGACGGTTCCTTGTGACGTGTGGCGGCGAATGGACGGTGGTGGTTTTGCATGGAGGTTGGACGTGAAGGCTGCACTCAGTTTGGGTCGATAA
- the LOC122671694 gene encoding tryptophan synthase beta chain 2 — MAHSLLSALSPHVCGQGIHRKGGEPWLCSFPTRTKLMNLKLPYGSRIRAGTISVTNAKAIEIPHQWYNLVADLPIKPPPPLHPKTLQPVQPEDLSPLFPDEIIIQEASTDRFINIPPEVVDVYRLWRPTPLIRAKRLEKLLKTPARIYYKYEGGSPAGSHKPNSAVPQVWYNAQQGIKTVVTETGAGQWGSALAFASSLFDLNCEVWQVRASYDQKPYRKLMMQTWGAKVHPSPSSITEFGRKFLQTDPSSPGSLGIAISEAVEVAATHADTKYCLGSVLNHVLLHQTVIGEECIQQMEALGETPDVIIGCTGGGSNFAGLCFPFIREKFNGKINPIIRAVEPAACPSLTKGVYAYDYGDTAGMTPLMKMHTLGHDFIPDPIHAGGLRYHGMAPLLSHVFELGLMEALSIPQIECFQGAIQFARSEGLIPAPEPTHAIAATIREAHRCRETGEEKVILMAMCGHGHFDLAAYEKYLEGSMVDLSFEDEKIKASLATVPQVVF; from the exons ATGGCGCATTCGCTTTTGTCTGCACTTTCACCTCATGTCTGTGGCCAGGGGATCCACCGAAAAG GTGGGGAGCCATGGCTTTGCAGTTTTCCTACAAGGACAAAGCTGATGAATTTGAAGCTTCCTTATGGCTCCAGAATAAGAGCAGGAACAATTTCTGTGACCAATGCTAAAGCAATAGAAATCCCCCATCAGTGGTATAATCTTGTTGCAGACCTCCCTATCAAGCCTCCTCCACCTTTGCATCCAAAGACTCTCCAACCGGTTCAACCTGAGGATTTATCTCCTCTGTTTCCAGATGAGATCATAATCCAAGAGGCTAGTACTGATAGGTTCATCAACATCCCCCCAGAAGTTGTTGATGTTTACAGGCTTTGGCGCCCAACCCCACTGATCAG GGCCAAGAGATTAGAGAAACTTCTTAAGACACCTGCCAGAATCTACTACAAATATGAAGGTGGCAGCCCAGCTGGATCACATAAACCGAACTCGGCAGTCCCACAAGTATGGTATAATGCACAACAAGGAATCAAGACTGTGGTGACAGAAACTGGTGCTGGTCAATGGGGGAGCGCATTGGCCTTTGCCAGCAGCTTATTTGATCTCAATTGTGAG GTCTGGCAAGTTCGTGCTTCTTATGATCAGAAACCATATCGTAAATTGATGATGCAAACATGGGGTGCCAAGGTGCACCCATCTCCATCTAGCATAACTGAGTTTGGGAGGAAATTCCTCCAAACAGATCCATCTAGTCCTGGTAGTTTGGGAATTGCTATTTCAGAAGCTGTAGAGGTTGCAGCTACACATGCTGATACCAAATACTGCCTGGGAAGCGTTCTGAATCATGTGTTGCTACACCAGACTGTTATTGGTGAGGAGTGTATACAGCAGATGGAGGCATTGGGTGAGACCCCTGATGTCATCATTGGTTGTACTGGTGGAGGATCCAATTTTGCAGGGCTTTGTTTTCCATTTATTCGTGAGAAGTTCAATGGGAAAATCAATCCTATTATAAGAGCAGTTGAGCCTGCAGCATGCCCTTCTCTGACAAAAGGAGTGTATGCATATGATTATGGGGATACAGCCGGGATGACACCATTGATGAAGATGCACACACTTGGGCATGACTTCATTCCAGACCCCATTCATGCTG GGGGTCTGCGCTACCATGGTATGGCACCGTTGTTATCACATGTGTTTGAATTGGGTCTTATGGAGGCACTGTCTATTCCTCAGATTGAATGCTTTCAAG GTGCCATACAGTTTGCTCGGTCAGAAGGTCTGATTCCAGCACCAGAACCAACTCATGCCATAGCTGCCACTATCAGGGAAGCTCACCGTTGCAGGGAGACCGGAGAAGAAAAAGTTATTCTCATGGCTATGTGTGGTCACGGACATTTTGATTTGGCAGCTTATGAGAAGTATTTGGAAGGAAGTATGGTTGATTTATCATTCGAAGATGAGAAGATAAAAGCATCTCTGGCTACAGTTCCTCAAGTTGTTTTCTAA